The segment ttttccttttacttacgagttcttacggattcttcgagtcaatctcgacgagttcttgagttccgcgtgaatacctcttggccgtgacatccgggcgcatcgctgttgtcgggaccaaagtgttcgagttaccatctttgtcgattgtaaggtcaaatcggctggcacgccttaacatcaaatcgggtattagccctttgtgtttgcagatcgactgttgcaccaacacatcttttggcacgcccagtgggaccgagattcaatatcaagatcaacatgtcgaacaccgatatggagaacgtcatccccgtgacggaagccaatctcagagatgaatgttgacggtccataagtatcaaatttaatcatcaaataaacaaagaaaaggatccaaatgcaatcgacatccagacttagggttttatctgacagaattccatgagttttggtgtttgtctatttctgcagggggtatcaggaattatggaagaaaggcccacacgtcgcgtttacatagagatattaacgtgcaccgcaattatccaacatctagaagagtccagaagccacgggaacgaacgggaggctgaGCGGACCcgtgggcagggcgcccgccctccccccttgggcgcccgccctggcctgagggccaatcacgctccacctcgcggatcatgctccaccgacctaagggattaaggaaaaccgtgcgattaatgtcggtttgatccgacggtccatattcatttggagggactataaaagcagacccctggcccctagaggagagcacatctgaaaccctaattcagttatccatctcgggagaagaagcctctgatcaagccctagagccaccacatcaatagatctctagtttagcatagctacataggattagaactagaaggagtcaattttcgattggttttcggatctgtcaagaggattcttggtaattcctctactgttcttcatttgttcatcattgttcttcaatattatgaatatgactttattatacttcaatatattgattatgactttgctctacttgtttatatttgcaattatattgttcttagtttatcatagttatatgcttggcttagttagattggaattatatacatgtttaggatcgtatagcgtttatccatgtgtacagtgggtaaatgataagtattgtgtaggtacTAACGCTGACGACTTCTCTTGTGATACTGAGTGTACGCAGGGACTGAGACACAGGCGGAGGTCTGCAAGCAGAGAAGGAAGGAACCTCCGATCCTCCCGTGGCCGAGGATGGCAAAGGACGCGGCGGAGGGGATGAGCCTCCAGCGCGGCcaggctgaggaacctccgacgaagAAGCGTCGGAGGATCGGTGGCCGGGCGGAGGATTCGAGCCCTCGACAGGCTGAAGCCCTAGACAAGGGACACGTGCAGGGCTCGTAGTGTGAAATTACATGGATGacttagggtcagtagactgtaaTGTAAGAATATGCTgggatattcccccaccgtaccgtcacggggcatttctATAATTGTCTTAGGTCGGTTTCtgagccctatataaggggagtGATGCCGCcattaagagagagagagagcatttacggttttcacctactgttgagcccaCTGTTCACTGTTGCTTAGCCTCTCACGGCACCGTGTGAGAAGGTTCTTGATTCACCGTGTTGCTGGGGAGTGCAGTGCGCATTTTCCCAACACCGCAACATGCAACGCATAGTATTACTCCACAGACTATCCAAGCAGTTGCTGAAACCCAGTTTGGAGCATTTATCGGCATTTCAGATATATCACGGTACGAAATAAATTTCTTACTCCGCATACACTCACCCACTACCCGCAGAGACATGCTAACCAGAGGATACCTAAACATACTTCCCTTCAGCCTCAATCTAATACCATGGAACCCGGAATATGGCTCTGTTGCTACTCTAGCTTATCCACATTTATCAGCTTTATCCACATTTGACTACAACACTTCAGCACGTAATTCAGGCAAACCGCTCAAACAAGTCCAAATTAAGATATCTAATATTCCACCACATCTATGCAGCCGCACGACACTCGATGCATTGTTAAACAAAAGAGCAACAATAAGACAGATCACACTCAATACCACCGATTACACATACATTCTATCTGCGGAAACACACTGCTTCGATGAAATTCCGCTTACAGCAGCTATAGGTATCAGAAGAATGCTACAAGGTAGACTTCTACTCAATGTTTGGCCTATCTGGTACGAAAAAGTTGACATTACTGCCTCAACTCTAGGTAACTACGCCTTTTATGTGAATTTACCATCACAAGTTTAGTACTAAAATCGCAGAATATCTACATTTCTTATTCTCACAAACTAAACAAACaggttttatagagcagaactaCAACCCGCAGCCAGAAGATGAGGCAACTTCAGCATATGCACCACATAATGCAACTACCTCAGCATATGATTACCAAGGTAAAACACAACTATATTAAATCATTTATTATCACTCCATACATACACACATCGACAAATTATTCCACCACTCCACCTCGggatatttaaaaaatctatccTAACCTAAGGAAAACAAAACATACAGCCAAATTTATTGAAACCCTTCTTATCTTACCAGGTACTGAAGACTTCTCACCCGTACGAAACTCAAGCGACCACGAATGTGGCTGCGAATCAGACCGCAGCATGAAGTACTGATCATTTCTCCATCACATAAAACACGATGATAACGACCTCACGAACACCGCTTGATAAGTAATTGTAATATTTCTGTTCACCAGCTTATTGGTACCACTACTATTGGTATCCCATATACTAACGTTCTGAATGAAAACTACTGCAATCACCAATCGACACCCAACTGTTGTTCCATATTATCGGTACCACTACTGTTACTATCCCATATACTAACATTCTCAATGTATATATCTATTTCTCTTTATATTATTCAACAACCCACCATAATTGCCACTTTTGCGCGCATGGGCGCGCATATTCCACTAGTAGAGTTTACAATATTTTACATAATGTACCAATTCCACTAGTACTACTATGCATGCGGTTCACAATCTCTTTCTACTGGTGGTTTGGCGAACCGCCTACGCTGGTGGCATGTGGAAATAAATTTTTCCACAGACGCGCAACTGAGAACCTCGTGTAGAAATtagattttcacaggcggttggcTAAGAGAACCGCCTTACGAAATCGgctttaaaaatagaaaaaaaagattTAATCTTTGAGAAGTCCAAAGTTGTGCAATTTTTTGGCATAAAATTGTGCACTTTGCCATAAGTAGGATTTGAACTCAAGTTCCCACCCTCGCACAAAatctcctctaccactccacccaaTACTCACTTATatatctatattagagtttagttccgcacatattatcctaaaccgaACATAtatttgattatttgaggccctaaacagaTTCAAATGgagaagttgtcaactacaaagtttgatAACTTTTcaggatctacaacttttatattggtagtttcttcatccgaggtcacttataaaatttgaatttcaattttgtgagattcaaacatagtttttgatgacaagatgatctcaaataaaaaaaattcaactataaagtttcataactattcgagatctacaactttcattttagaagttttttcaaacgagatcatttgaaaagcttaaaaaaatttaatttcaaattatttctacatgcggttttCTTAAACAACCACCTGTGAACGGTTTTGTTAGAAAAACCGCCAGTAAGACGGTTTTTGAGTCGGACCCGCTGATATTTTTTCACAGGCATAGAGCTTTTATGTACTAGTGTTCATTGGAGCTACATACATAGAGAAACGGTCAAGTTAATTTGTAGCTCAGCACGCCGGACGGGATGGAAAGGCCAAAATGGTCCTCGTCAAGTTCAACGCCCCTTTGCCAAACAAAGTCAAACAAGACTGCACGATTCGTTTGCCAACCACGTCAAACAAGACTGCACGATTAGTTGCACTGCTTCTCTGTAGTCTGTAGTATGTATTCTGGACAAGTTGCCTGCCTGCCTATATATGTGCTGTTGCTCCATCCCTaatcacacaaacacttcatcACTCTCAAGAGCAGCTAGCTACATACAGTTTACGGCTACATATATAGAAGTCTCTTTCTTGGCGCCACTCAAGCTCAATTTGTAAATCATGGCGTCCCAGGATATCAAGAGCCACCGTGCCGGTGCTGAGGTCATCACTGGAGACGCCGCATGTAGGAAGAAGTCTGTTGAGCTGCTGGAGGAGCTTGGCCTCCCCAAGGGCCTGTTTCCAATGGAGGATATCAAAGAGTTCGGGTACAACCGCGAGACAGGGTTCATGTGGCTGATACAGGGGAAGAAGAAGGTGGAGCACACATTCAAGAAGATCAAGCAGACGGTGTCCTATGCCACCGAAGTGACGGCGTTCGTCGAGAAAGGCAAGCTAAGGAAGATTACTGGCGTGAAGACCAAGGAGCTGATGCTCTGGCTCAGCGTCGTTGAGGTCTATGTTCCTGAGGCCTCGCTGGACAAGGTCACCTTCAAGACCGGCACAGGTCTGTCTGACACCTTCGATGCCCCTGCCTTTGCGCTCGGAGAGTAATCTAGTTCAAGTTCAAAGCACTATGTTGCTAGTGCTGCATGGCCGTGTGTATTTATCTCTTGTTTTGTAACTAATCATGTATGATGTATCGTGTGTGTGAGTTTGTATACTGTACTGTGGAGTATCTCGCAATTTTTTTGATTTCGTATATATTTCAATGAATTCTCGTTTTCCCGTCGTATATATAATCTCCGTGTTGGACAATTATACGACCTGGTTGAATCAGACGGACCATATAATAAGTTAATAAGACCTCGCACCCATGGAACTCTGACCAAACGCTCGCCCATCGAGCAGCATGGACGACGCGCCACCATCACCATGCACACCACGCTGGCTGCCGGAACTGACGGACATGGAAGAGATCCAATGTAAGCGCTGGTGCCACCTCGTCATCGATCCTGGCTTTCGGCTCCGATTTCACCAGTTCCATTACACGCCCCATGCTCAGGTTCATCATCTGTACAACCACGCACCTTCCACCACTACCCGCTTTCTTGCCTATCTCTTCATTTCATTTCCGCCCTTATGACGCCGGCTGCCAAAGCTCATGTGTCCTCTGAAAAATCCTCCCTAGCTAGACCACAATCGACTAGGCATGGCCACGACTGGCCACAGACAGCCAGTAGTCGGCTAGGGCGCGACAGCTTCAGCCAGCAGCAACTAGGCATGGCCAACCCAGGGTGGCTAGCAGCCAAGCTGTGGCTGGCCAGACAGGGCCAGCAATGGCAATGGCCCTCCTAGCAGGTGGTTGCGGCTAGCTGGAGGGCCTGAGGGTGACCAAAACAAGTGTAGGGCAAAGATCAAGGAGTGGAGCGATGAATTACCTCTTCCCTACTAAAAATAGTATATTAGGACAGTGTTTTGGAAACTATTGGAGACACTCTAAGTTAACCGCGCAACATTCTGTTGGTACATATAGACATATTATTTTGTATTATTAAATACAGTATttacttgcaaaaaaaaatacttGTTGTAAGTATTAATTTCAGCAGTGGCAGAGCTTGATGAGGATTTGACGATTGTCCCAGTTGAGAATGAAAGTGTTAATTTTAGTATTTTCCTTTGAGAATGGAGCTCCTATGTCGATGTTGTAACATTATATTGCTCTTTGATGTTTTATTTGATTTCCGATTTTCTTATAAAATCAGAGGACGGCCAAATAAGTATCAAGAAAAAAATAGCAAATTTACTTATGCCACTAAGTTAATCGGCGATATATAAATAGAGTTATTATGGCTCACAGTGAACCAGTACACTGATTGGGAATTTAGAGTAGTGATTTGGACCCGGTTTTCAGTTAAACGGAGTTGTAgactaaatttaaataaaaagttATAATGGTTGAAAAAATAACTAACAGTTTATTGAGAGAAATCGAACGGTGTAAAAATGAGGTACCAACTTAGCTACTCGTGTAGAGTTTAAACTAATTTACAAGTAGCTAGATACGTAGAGAAACGGTCAAGTTTGTTGTTCAGCACGCCGGACCTGAAAGCACACCACAATATGGTCCTCGTCAAGTTCAACGTCCTTTGCCAACCAAGTCAAACAAGACTGCATGTACGTCGTTGGCTTGCAGTCCTTCTCAGTCACTACAAGCTGCCTGCCTATTTATATACGTGTTGTTGCTCCATCTCCCATACACAAACACACCATCACTCTCCTAAGCAACCAGCTACAGTTACAACGACAGATTCTTTTCTTGGCGCTACTCACAGCTCGATTTGTAAACCATGGCGTCCCAGGCCATCGAGAGCCACCGTGCCGGTGCAGAGATTGTCACTGGGGATGCCGCATGCAGGAAGAAGTCCGTTGAACTGCTAGAGGAGCTCGGCCTCCCCAAGGGCCTGCTTCCAATGGAGGACATTCAGGAGTTTGGGTACAACCTTGTTACGGGTTTTTTGTAGTTGGtgcagaggaagaagaaggtagaGCACACCTTCAAGAAGATCAAGCAGACGGTGTCATATGCCGCTGAGGTCACGGCAATCGCCGAGAAGGGCAAGCTAGGGAAGATCACTGGCGTCAAGACCAAGGAGCTGATGCTCTGGCTCAGCGTTGTCGAGGTGTATGTTCCCGAGGCCTCACCGGAGAAGGTCACCTTCAAGACCGGTACCGGCCTCTCGGACACCTTTGATGCCACTGCCTTTGCGTTTGGAGAGTAATCAAGCAATATAATCAGCAAACTGGCTTGGTTAGCTTGTGAAACATATATATGCCAATCAAGCAAATTGGGTTGGTTCAGCTTTGGAACATATATATGCCAATCAAGCCATGTTATGTCAGTTCAAGTTCAAGTACGTTTGTATTTTCGAATATATTTGTCTTTTGTTTGTATAAACGGAAACATGTATGATGGATGCATCGGGTGCCAATAGTTTTCGAATATATCATCATGGAGTGTTTTCGAATTCGATTCGATATAGAATTCAGTGAAGAACTTTGTCAGTCAGACTCGTATTCCAATCGCATTGCAAATAAAGCCTTCCGGGATTTGAATTTCGGCATAAACCTTGGATCGGTCACGTATAAGGATGGGGACGGTGCTCCAAACAGGTATCCACGGTTCTTCTCTAGTGTAATTAAATGaactaaatgaaaaaaataagaaaaagtgTCTATGTAGTTTATTAAATTACACTAGAGAAAAATCGTGGGTATCCATTTGAATGGCTATCCCCATCTTTAGTCACGTTCAGTGACATGTGTCAGACTCATATTTCCATTTTTTCATCCCTTTCTATAATAGCACCCCACGGCCCGACACCCTACTGACCAAACCCTCGCCTCTGCACCGATCTGATCCACGGCCAGTGCCGAGCACCATGGCCGCGCCACTGCCACAAAGCCAGCCGCCGACACTGATGGACGAGCTCGTGGAAGAGATCCTGCTCCGCCTTCCGTCGGATGAAGCGGCACAGCTCGTCTGTGCCGCCCTGGTCTGCAAGCACTGGTGTCGTCTCGTCACAGATCCCGGCTTCCGGTGTCGATTCCGGCAGTTCCTCCGCACACCCTCCAGGCTTGGGCTCATCATCCGCCGCCTTTCACCAGCCACTACCACACCTCCTTCTTTCCCACCTCTTCCTCCTTCCTGTCTGATGCCAGCTACCACACTTAGTCTCCCCTGGACGCTCGGCATGGCCATACCCTCTTCTACTACAACCCCATCCGGAGTAACCCTGCAAGGAACGGGCTCAACGTTTGGACTCCGGCCACCGATGAGGTGCACAAGCTCTGGCTCCCTTGCTCTCTCTAGGCCTATTGGAACGCTACTTTGCTCTATGGAACACCGGGCTGCAACCACATGGAATGCCCATCAGATGGTCCCTTCACAGTGGTTTTGGTGGGAGGATATGTGTTCAGCATGTTCACTCATGCTTACGTCTACTCATCGGAGGCCGATGAGTGGAGCCAACCAACCTATACTAAGGATCCTAGTTATGTTTAGCAACATTGCACTTACAGTGCCCTTGTTACGAACACACTCTACTTCCCCCTAAGGTGCAATAGTGGGATCCTAGAGTACGATTTGGCCAAGGAAGAACTATCGGTCATCGGGCTATCGACGATATGCAAGGTGTCTACCGTTGTTGTGCTCATGTTGGTTGAGGATGATGGGTTGGGATTTGCCATGGTGCATGATGATTTCTCTCTCTACATATGGTTGAGGGAGTCTGCTCCGACTCCAAGTGGTGGATGGACATGAATGCGGCATAGAGTTGTTTACCTCAAGAGTTTTCTCCCTGTTTCTGCCCTCTCATCCTCACCTTACCAATACCGGAGATACGTTCTTTTTCGAGTTGTCAATGTTTTGACCCCCGGGGccaacaccaacgagtgaattgtGTGCGGGCTCCCTCttctggatggtgatgcaaaaagaacaCACATGGTTTATCCTAGTTCAGGCAAagaaggccctacatccagTAGGGTGGGAGatattgtattatcttgcactaaagcGCTTGtataggggcgaatacaagcaaaTGAGAGCGGGGTTGTGAGGAGAAGGCTTGACTGTTGGAACCCGAAGTCCCCAGGACCCTATCAGTATGTGGCTAGGGTTTTGGGTGTATGGGTGTATAGGCGAAGGAGGGGCACAAGGTTACATGATTCCTAGGGCTAACATAGGCAATGATGTCAGGGTGGATGCCGATCAAGTTGAGGTTGCTGTAGAGGTGTGGCATGGCAAGTCTTGTAGCAATGTACTTTGGTAATGATGCGATCATCCTTCTCGCATACGTGATGACGTGGCCGACAGTTGATAGGAGACTGGTGCCCATACGCGTGCGTATGTATCCCTGCATGTGTCGCGTCAGGAGTTGTTGAAGCGCTGACCGGCTTCATGGGATCCTTGCTCGAGAAGGCAATCGACGGTCTTGAGGATTGAGCGGATAAGGCTAGACCCTAGAGAATTTGGTGGAGGCGGTGACCAACACGTCTTGAGAGGGTGCCTAATGGGGCACAGTGCATGGGATGGCGAAACTGTTTTATACGATTCACCAACTCCCTAGGTATGGGCGGTAAAAAGTAGAAAGTGACCGGGGTACGATCCATCATTACGGTCGCTCTAGCCATAATGTTAGGTGGGAGTAGGTGGAGCACATTAAATGCTCTAGGATTCGTATTAGGAGCATATAATCAAGGTGTATCCTATGCTCGAGGTCTGGTCGTTTGCTCGACTAGACTTCCATAATCAAGGTGTgacatgttgggtattcttaacgtcattaccaaaagtagacttagtctctaattctgataacggcgccaaaaatgccaaacctatccctcataccacttaagccaagttgtcatctctagcatgacatgagagacgcggtattgaaatatgcaattgctcatctaaagaaataatgaatgggatctgcaagcgcacagattaataccgatgtagcattttaaccgggaagtattccacgtatcgttatttatatttttaccactgggaagggattagtaatcatcaatgttgattatagaatggaatataagattgagtatctatcattgcatgtataattgagaacatttatctaactctttcacacagggataagtgtcacataaaggatatatgaagtaatgaatagtgacaaagataattaatctgatcagcataacttagccacatataaatatgataagcacctcaattagatattctagcaagtcattagtatggaattaggacgaactacaagaatatttcctaaattattctcaactatacagtctagcatatcatagttagtgcaattatacttagcaatcattgtaagACAAGATTACGCACATGCAtattgatattagcaaggaatatgagaaacatcgtaatcactcccctatagtaatgttgctctgccagccctatacacgagagggggactatataagaatcaatagagctgtcactaccatgaaCTACCCCACAATCTGGCACATTGGGtataatcgcagataaatacggtataagcaccacgcctacacaatatctatcatttacccatggatccgatggataaacactatacgatcctaaacatggagataattccaatctaactaagccaagtatataattatgataaactaagaagaatataatcttgaatataaacaagtagagcaaagtcataagcaatatattgaa is part of the Sorghum bicolor cultivar BTx623 chromosome 10, Sorghum_bicolor_NCBIv3, whole genome shotgun sequence genome and harbors:
- the LOC8073732 gene encoding uncharacterized protein LOC8073732, which codes for MASQDIKSHRAGAEVITGDAACRKKSVELLEELGLPKGLFPMEDIKEFGYNRETGFMWLIQGKKKVEHTFKKIKQTVSYATEVTAFVEKGKLRKITGVKTKELMLWLSVVEVYVPEASLDKVTFKTGTGLSDTFDAPAFALGE